The following are encoded together in the Desulfomonilaceae bacterium genome:
- a CDS encoding phage/plasmid primase, P4 family, protein MRFAAACGTQVASHDSLTDDPYKNSMPLRTIVERFGARTCRDGKISCPLHQDKRPSLHVYDDHAYCFSCNTRFDSYGLVGAFLLGNPNPRGESFISVKNWLAEQTGLPRVIARSPKGGRDTCSRIEDPYEEVWQDALRDPGPAYTYLESRSISRKTCRGLVGYLPPDYEFRNCETASNAGLLSKRGRFLFAGRAIFAVRRNGRIVSFYGRAIHESAKPRHANCGLTDPPQPRAIFNIDQCRNLKDVYLTESVIDLLTLIDRGVSNAIALFGVQGLTPDRIELLKETNIKTITLCFDSDKNGTGQRSAIEQGLRLFQHGFGVSIKTLPLEDDSPKVDINSFLSSREITKFHDIEAQQFLELYLSHERSDPEAVADKLEKLYEAIANKGPLIADYYLDRIKSVTGFKKRRLLAELKKKTSVEEGYEKTGGFHPLDYVDLIIQETPTIYVDGTFYQYSDGYYRQTYEEEICREAMRLIGSEAQAYQVKAVSELLSITCFTRTDDINPPGLLNISNGIINIENGDFLDHNPDFKFTFQNPITLEETAQCPVWLETVKDIIPDEDARSILQELFGFCLTPDVWPQKAFLFYGQGSNGKSVILDVLEKLVGGENVSAVHLARLGDRFKLSELQNKLVNISPEVSSKELVNDSIFKALVTGDPVTAERKFMKPFKFRNFAKLITAGNNLPPSTDDSYGYLRRWIIIPFPKRFGKDDSDPQRASRIIANEISGVLKWALEGLNRLRKNQRFSTSDICDAAVQDYQRNLEPIVEFIADRNVRVLPGEGNFRHLVRLNELYAAYQEWAQRCGYRPLGRNKFSRAIEKHLDVKPERDRNGMFFRKLGIDRFAPRFSETGALL, encoded by the coding sequence ATGCGATTTGCCGCCGCATGCGGAACTCAAGTAGCGTCACACGACAGTTTGACGGATGATCCTTACAAGAATTCGATGCCATTGCGCACAATAGTTGAGAGATTTGGAGCGCGAACATGTCGTGATGGAAAAATATCCTGCCCACTTCATCAGGATAAGCGCCCCAGTTTGCATGTTTACGATGATCACGCCTATTGTTTCTCATGCAATACACGTTTTGACAGCTACGGTCTGGTGGGCGCATTTTTGCTTGGCAATCCAAACCCGAGGGGAGAATCCTTCATTTCAGTCAAGAATTGGCTGGCCGAACAAACCGGTTTACCAAGGGTAATCGCCAGATCTCCCAAAGGTGGCCGGGATACTTGTTCCAGGATAGAAGACCCTTATGAAGAAGTATGGCAAGACGCCCTCAGAGACCCGGGTCCCGCTTACACCTATCTGGAATCACGCTCAATATCGCGAAAAACATGTCGGGGGTTGGTGGGATATCTGCCGCCGGATTACGAATTCCGCAACTGCGAGACAGCTTCAAACGCCGGTTTGCTGAGCAAACGCGGAAGGTTCCTGTTTGCAGGTAGGGCGATTTTCGCCGTGCGCCGTAACGGTCGTATCGTAAGCTTCTACGGCCGCGCAATTCACGAATCAGCCAAACCCAGACACGCGAACTGCGGACTTACGGATCCGCCTCAACCAAGGGCAATATTCAACATCGACCAATGTCGTAATCTAAAAGATGTCTATCTGACGGAAAGCGTGATTGACCTACTGACACTCATCGACCGGGGAGTGTCAAACGCTATAGCCCTATTTGGCGTCCAGGGCCTGACACCTGACAGAATCGAGTTATTGAAAGAAACCAACATCAAGACGATTACCCTTTGTTTCGACTCTGATAAAAACGGTACCGGACAAAGATCAGCAATAGAACAGGGACTCAGACTTTTTCAGCATGGTTTTGGAGTCTCAATCAAGACATTGCCGCTGGAAGATGATTCCCCCAAGGTCGACATCAACTCTTTCCTCTCAAGTCGGGAAATCACAAAGTTTCATGACATTGAGGCTCAACAATTTCTTGAACTCTATTTGAGTCATGAACGAAGCGATCCTGAAGCCGTCGCGGACAAACTCGAAAAGCTCTACGAGGCGATTGCCAACAAAGGCCCCTTAATCGCGGACTATTATCTGGACAGGATAAAATCCGTAACAGGCTTTAAAAAGCGCAGACTACTCGCTGAGTTGAAGAAAAAAACTTCTGTAGAAGAAGGTTACGAAAAAACTGGAGGATTTCATCCTCTTGATTATGTTGATCTTATCATTCAGGAAACACCGACGATTTATGTTGATGGAACCTTCTATCAATACAGCGACGGATATTATCGCCAAACTTATGAAGAAGAGATCTGCCGGGAGGCCATGCGACTGATTGGATCGGAGGCTCAGGCCTATCAAGTCAAAGCTGTATCGGAGCTATTGAGTATCACGTGCTTCACAAGGACTGATGACATTAACCCGCCGGGCCTGTTAAATATCAGCAATGGAATAATCAACATTGAGAACGGGGATTTTCTGGATCATAACCCGGATTTCAAGTTCACATTTCAGAATCCCATAACGCTGGAAGAAACGGCCCAGTGCCCAGTATGGCTCGAAACGGTCAAAGATATAATTCCGGACGAGGACGCCCGCTCCATTCTGCAGGAACTTTTCGGCTTTTGTCTTACACCGGATGTGTGGCCGCAAAAGGCTTTTTTGTTTTATGGTCAGGGCTCAAACGGCAAATCCGTGATCCTGGATGTTCTTGAAAAGCTGGTTGGCGGCGAAAATGTGAGCGCAGTGCATCTAGCCAGACTGGGAGACAGATTCAAGCTCTCAGAGCTTCAAAACAAACTCGTCAATATCAGTCCCGAAGTAAGCTCAAAAGAGCTGGTCAATGATTCGATATTCAAGGCGCTCGTGACCGGCGACCCGGTTACCGCGGAACGAAAATTCATGAAACCTTTCAAATTCCGCAATTTCGCAAAATTGATAACAGCGGGAAACAACCTGCCTCCGTCTACCGATGATAGCTACGGGTACTTGCGACGCTGGATAATTATTCCTTTCCCGAAGCGTTTCGGCAAGGACGATTCAGATCCCCAGAGGGCTAGTCGGATTATCGCCAATGAGATAAGCGGAGTTCTCAAATGGGCGCTTGAAGGGCTGAACCGGCTTCGGAAGAACCAGCGCTTTTCGACCTCCGATATTTGTGACGCCGCCGTTCAGGATTACCAGAGAAACCTTGAGCCGATAGTCGAGTTTATTGCAGACCGTAATGTCAGGGTCCTGCCGGGAGAAGGAAATTTCCGCCATCTCGTGAGGCTGAATGAACTTTACGCCGCATATCAGGAATGGGCTCAACGATGCGGGTACAGACCGCTGGGACGGAACAAGTTTTCCAGGGCAATTGAGAAACATCTGGATGTAAAGCCTGAGAGAGACCGGAATGGAATGTTTTTTCGGAAATTGGGTATAGATAGATTTGCTCCCCGTTTTTCAGAGACTGGCGCTCTTTTGTAA